A region from the Desulfomarina profundi genome encodes:
- a CDS encoding SLC13 family permease — MFVVSKGMIRTGGVEFLGRKIIQFSRGNPQLALLIILLSVALASGFINNTPVVILFIPVIMTMCCEFGLSPSKYLIPVSYASILAGTCTLIGTSTNIIISDLSVSYGYDGLSMFELGFLGVPIAICGIVFIFFMAPRVLPALSNPICRLQDSDHRQYLAELRIPHTSPLVGKSPAEIFKKQYPALQVVELVSKSRIYHPGRDRMTINGGDILLVKGSLNDLVEILHRENVELPSSESGLILGAQKDAPIVVELIISPHSSVRGQRLERTDLARDPDINIIAVKRSNLHISEKQIHDVRLQTGDILLIWCQDSKLASLRSGTDFIVIEDVYEELIHKRKAWWSIINFFCMVGTATLGIADIMTCSLTAAFLMIITGCLQMRDGYRALQGDVLILIAGTIALGTAMQKTGASQLYAESFLAIFSGFSPTVILGAVILLTSISTQLLSNNATAVLLLPIALSTAAGIGVDPKPFIVGICFGASACFATPMGYQTNLMVYGPGGYRFMDYLKLGIPLNVFVVAASTLFIPLVWPF; from the coding sequence ATGTTTGTTGTTTCCAAAGGGATGATCCGTACCGGGGGTGTTGAATTTCTTGGCAGAAAAATCATTCAATTTTCCCGGGGAAATCCGCAACTTGCCCTCTTAATCATCCTGCTTTCCGTTGCCCTGGCTTCCGGGTTTATCAATAACACACCGGTAGTTATCCTCTTTATCCCGGTCATCATGACCATGTGTTGCGAGTTTGGTCTCAGCCCGTCCAAATATCTTATTCCAGTTTCCTATGCCTCCATCCTGGCCGGAACCTGTACACTGATCGGAACTTCAACCAATATCATTATCAGTGACCTCAGTGTCAGTTATGGTTATGACGGTCTGTCGATGTTCGAACTCGGTTTTTTAGGTGTACCCATTGCCATATGCGGTATTGTTTTCATTTTTTTTATGGCCCCCCGGGTTCTGCCTGCCCTTTCCAACCCCATCTGCAGACTGCAGGACAGTGACCACCGTCAGTATCTGGCAGAACTGCGTATCCCCCACACCAGTCCACTCGTGGGAAAATCTCCTGCCGAAATCTTCAAAAAACAGTATCCGGCCCTGCAAGTTGTGGAACTTGTCAGTAAATCCAGGATCTACCACCCGGGCAGGGACAGGATGACAATTAATGGTGGAGATATCCTGCTGGTGAAGGGATCATTAAATGATCTTGTGGAGATCCTCCACCGGGAAAATGTTGAACTGCCCTCTTCCGAAAGCGGTCTTATCCTCGGGGCCCAGAAGGATGCTCCTATCGTTGTTGAACTGATTATTTCCCCCCATTCCTCAGTAAGGGGGCAGCGGCTGGAACGAACAGATCTGGCCCGGGATCCGGATATCAATATTATTGCCGTCAAACGCAGCAATCTCCATATTTCCGAAAAACAAATCCATGATGTCAGATTGCAGACAGGAGATATTCTCCTTATCTGGTGCCAAGACAGCAAACTCGCTTCTCTCCGGTCCGGAACGGATTTTATTGTAATAGAAGATGTCTACGAGGAATTAATCCACAAAAGAAAAGCATGGTGGTCCATAATAAATTTTTTCTGCATGGTGGGCACAGCTACCCTGGGAATTGCAGACATCATGACGTGCTCCCTGACCGCAGCCTTTCTCATGATCATTACCGGCTGCCTGCAGATGCGGGACGGCTACCGGGCCCTGCAGGGGGATGTGCTCATCCTTATCGCCGGCACAATAGCCCTGGGTACCGCCATGCAGAAAACCGGGGCCAGCCAGCTGTATGCTGAGTCTTTCCTGGCCATTTTTTCCGGTTTTTCTCCGACCGTTATCCTGGGAGCCGTCATCCTGCTGACCAGTATCAGTACCCAGCTCTTGAGCAACAACGCAACCGCGGTACTGCTGCTGCCAATCGCCCTTTCAACGGCAGCAGGAATCGGGGTAGATCCCAAACCATTTATCGTCGGTATCTGTTTCGGGGCCAGCGCCTGCTTCGCCACTCCCATGGGGTACCAGACCAACCTGATGGTTTACGGACCTGGAGGGTACAGATTTATGGACTACCTGAAGCTGGGTATCCCGCTGAACGTATTTGTTGTTGCCGCTTCAACCCTGTTCATACCCCTTGTCTGGCCGTTTTAG
- a CDS encoding DUF2959 domain-containing protein translates to MEKSIIVILPLLFGLFLGGCSKPYYAAMEKVGIHKRDIMVDRVKAARDTQAAAQEQFKSALEQFDSVVKLKETDLKKAYNNLNREYEASEDIAEKVSSRIEKIEDVADALFNEWEEELALYKSRELRRSSKEQLTKTRQKYREMLRSMRKAEASMEPVLAIFRDNVLFLKHNLNAQAIGSLHGEFANLKGEIENLISKMNHAIESSNKFIAEIKS, encoded by the coding sequence ATGGAAAAATCTATAATCGTAATACTCCCTTTACTTTTTGGACTCTTTCTTGGTGGTTGTTCGAAACCATATTATGCCGCCATGGAGAAAGTGGGTATCCATAAGCGGGATATTATGGTGGATCGGGTAAAGGCCGCAAGGGATACCCAGGCTGCGGCCCAGGAACAGTTTAAATCGGCCCTGGAGCAGTTTGATTCCGTGGTCAAGCTGAAGGAGACTGATCTGAAAAAGGCCTACAACAATCTCAACCGCGAATACGAGGCCAGTGAAGATATTGCTGAAAAGGTCTCGTCCAGGATAGAAAAAATTGAAGATGTGGCTGATGCACTCTTTAATGAATGGGAGGAAGAGCTGGCTCTTTATAAGAGCAGGGAACTTCGGCGGTCAAGCAAGGAACAGTTGACCAAAACGCGTCAAAAATACAGGGAAATGTTGAGGAGTATGCGTAAGGCGGAAGCCAGTATGGAGCCGGTGCTTGCAATTTTCCGAGATAATGTTCTTTTTCTGAAGCACAATCTCAATGCCCAGGCAATTGGTTCACTCCATGGTGAATTTGCCAATCTTAAAGGTGAGATAGAAAACCTCATCAGCAAGATGAACCATGCCATAGAATCTTCAAATAAATTTATTGCCGAAATAAAATCCTGA
- the ybaK gene encoding Cys-tRNA(Pro) deacylase → MTPAINQVKKAQIKYRIHKYTHSPTSQSFGEEAAEKLGISPHQVFKTLVVSLDKNKLCVAVLPVSSLLSFKKTAKAAKCKKCTMAEKPLVEKTTGYVAGGISPLGQKKKLPAFIDISAREFSTIYISAGRRGLEIELAPEDLAILAEADFAPLCQ, encoded by the coding sequence ATGACACCGGCAATTAACCAGGTAAAAAAAGCACAAATCAAATACAGAATTCATAAATACACCCACTCCCCGACCAGCCAATCTTTCGGGGAAGAAGCCGCAGAAAAGCTTGGCATCTCTCCACACCAGGTTTTTAAGACACTGGTTGTCAGCCTGGATAAAAACAAGCTTTGCGTAGCTGTTCTGCCGGTTTCATCCTTGTTAAGCTTTAAAAAAACAGCAAAAGCGGCAAAGTGTAAAAAATGTACCATGGCTGAAAAACCCCTGGTGGAAAAAACAACAGGATATGTGGCCGGTGGAATCAGTCCCCTGGGACAGAAAAAAAAACTGCCTGCATTTATTGACATTTCAGCACGAGAATTCAGTACAATCTATATCAGTGCCGGCCGCAGGGGCCTGGAAATTGAACTGGCTCCCGAAGATCTGGCGATTCTGGCAGAAGCAGACTTTGCCCCCCTCTGCCAATAG
- a CDS encoding HDOD domain-containing protein — protein sequence MPLKLFQKIRNHAAIATGNFNILFKDIEITPLPAASARLLEEINRTEVDMEQISRLISAMPEVSAQVIKTVNSSLFSLRSPVLSIQHAVSLLGLDHIRSITLSFAAVNSVPRPQNALFNHQAFWSDSLVRALIARGFARYHCPEECDDAFTAMLIADVALPILLGSWTEYYEPVVQKWLESDERLSEIEQHHFGWNHAQAGAWILQHWKFPEQLICFVGIHNANPDCIEELQLENSIALPLMTASILPSSLHPENGKTTAFISEAVQRFNLNGDELAQLLQEAEHGFLEIHELLGLCHVGEQPTLKAVKKALTDLEK from the coding sequence TTGCCACTGAAACTTTTCCAGAAAATTCGAAACCATGCCGCCATTGCAACAGGGAACTTCAACATCCTTTTCAAGGATATAGAAATTACCCCCCTGCCTGCAGCCAGCGCCAGGCTCCTGGAGGAAATCAACAGGACAGAGGTCGATATGGAGCAGATATCCCGTCTCATCAGTGCAATGCCGGAGGTCTCCGCCCAGGTTATCAAAACCGTTAATTCTTCCCTGTTCAGCCTGCGCTCACCTGTCTTATCGATCCAGCATGCCGTGAGTCTGCTGGGTCTTGACCATATCCGTTCAATAACCCTTTCTTTTGCTGCGGTTAACTCCGTTCCCAGACCCCAAAATGCCCTTTTCAACCACCAGGCCTTCTGGAGCGATTCCCTTGTCCGCGCCCTTATCGCCCGTGGCTTTGCCCGTTACCACTGCCCGGAAGAATGTGATGATGCCTTTACAGCCATGCTGATCGCCGATGTGGCACTGCCCATCCTTCTTGGCAGCTGGACGGAATATTATGAACCAGTCGTGCAGAAATGGCTTGAATCCGATGAACGGTTGTCCGAAATAGAGCAGCACCATTTCGGCTGGAACCATGCCCAGGCAGGTGCATGGATCCTCCAGCACTGGAAATTTCCCGAACAACTGATCTGTTTTGTCGGTATCCATAATGCCAATCCTGACTGTATTGAAGAATTACAGCTGGAAAACAGTATTGCCCTGCCACTTATGACAGCATCGATCCTTCCCAGCAGTCTCCACCCGGAAAATGGCAAGACGACTGCTTTTATCAGCGAGGCGGTACAGCGTTTCAATTTAAACGGTGATGAACTGGCTCAGCTTCTCCAGGAGGCCGAACACGGTTTTCTCGAAATCCATGAACTGCTCGGGCTTTGCCATGTAGGAGAACAACCAACCCTGAAAGCGGTGAAAAAAGCACTGACAGACCTGGAGAAATAG
- a CDS encoding HPP family protein, giving the protein METPGKTTRTPQESTLFRVVRFFSRLQLHYLLPRLRHPDRVVRLFVFIEGSLALGVISAAAYFTQFPLLFPPLGPSAFILFRMPMSASAAPRTVLLSHLLGLFSGFGALGAGYLFFSPGAVNGTGTVTTSSIIILSLAMGLSSLAMIWMECNHPPATATALIVAMGNITSLSQVAGFIVAVVLLISLAFLFNRILGGLPYSYWRHDPEISAHYGTLAGITNRRQGYWQQLTEKMFQSKLH; this is encoded by the coding sequence ATGGAAACACCGGGAAAGACAACCAGAACCCCGCAGGAAAGTACACTTTTTCGTGTTGTCCGGTTTTTCTCCAGATTGCAGCTCCACTACCTGCTGCCCCGTCTTCGTCACCCGGACCGCGTCGTTCGCCTCTTCGTTTTCATTGAGGGATCCCTCGCCCTGGGTGTTATTTCCGCTGCCGCTTATTTCACACAGTTTCCTCTTCTCTTCCCCCCCCTGGGGCCCTCCGCCTTTATCCTTTTCCGGATGCCCATGTCCGCCTCAGCAGCACCGCGCACAGTATTGCTTTCCCATCTGCTCGGCCTGTTTTCAGGGTTCGGAGCACTTGGGGCTGGCTACCTCTTCTTTTCTCCCGGAGCTGTCAATGGAACTGGTACGGTAACAACAAGCTCAATTATCATCCTCTCCCTCGCCATGGGCCTGTCAAGCCTTGCCATGATCTGGATGGAATGCAACCATCCTCCGGCCACAGCCACCGCTCTAATTGTGGCCATGGGAAATATTACCTCCCTGTCCCAGGTCGCAGGATTTATTGTTGCGGTTGTTCTCCTGATCAGTCTGGCTTTTCTTTTTAACCGTATTCTCGGAGGACTCCCCTATTCCTACTGGCGGCACGATCCGGAAATATCAGCCCATTACGGTACACTTGCCGGTATAACCAACCGCAGGCAGGGATACTGGCAACAGCTTACAGAAAAAATGTTCCAGTCAAAACTGCACTGA
- a CDS encoding peptidoglycan-binding domain-containing protein: MLKNFFVLKRYNNADAYALAVGLLADRLAGSDGMVQSWPRKPGALDIDEKIELQERLKKLGYYTGEIDGSLGRESRKAIRKYQVEAGIKADGIPGKELLQKLRRRS, translated from the coding sequence ATGCTGAAAAATTTCTTTGTATTAAAAAGGTATAATAATGCTGACGCTTATGCTCTTGCCGTCGGCCTCCTTGCGGATCGTCTTGCCGGAAGTGACGGTATGGTTCAATCCTGGCCGAGAAAGCCGGGAGCACTCGATATTGATGAAAAAATTGAGCTGCAGGAGAGGCTGAAAAAATTGGGGTATTACACGGGGGAAATTGACGGTTCCCTGGGAAGGGAATCAAGAAAAGCGATCCGAAAATACCAGGTGGAAGCCGGTATAAAAGCAGATGGTATTCCCGGGAAAGAACTGTTGCAGAAATTAAGACGGCGATCCTGA
- a CDS encoding YqaA family protein: MDFLQYMDLSPTLPLLFTLSFLAATVLPIGSEWLLILLLMKGHPPVFTVLTATFGNYLGGCTTFLIGIWGSDMIIKKILRLQTSDLNRAKQLYGKYGSWSLLLSWLPIVGDPLCLLAGILKTGFFRFSILVFSGKFLRYATLAYLVTSGSARQ; encoded by the coding sequence ATGGATTTTTTACAATACATGGATCTTTCTCCAACCCTTCCCCTGCTTTTTACCCTCAGTTTTCTTGCGGCCACAGTTCTTCCCATCGGCTCGGAATGGCTGCTCATCCTTTTGCTTATGAAAGGGCATCCTCCGGTTTTCACGGTATTAACTGCAACTTTTGGCAACTACCTGGGCGGTTGTACAACTTTTTTGATTGGAATTTGGGGTTCCGATATGATAATCAAAAAAATCCTGCGGTTGCAGACATCAGATCTCAACAGAGCAAAACAACTGTATGGGAAATATGGTTCCTGGTCCCTTCTCCTCTCCTGGCTGCCCATTGTCGGTGACCCTCTCTGTCTGCTTGCCGGAATTTTAAAGACCGGTTTTTTTCGGTTTTCTATCCTTGTTTTTTCCGGTAAGTTTCTACGGTATGCAACTCTTGCATATCTGGTTACGTCCGGTTCTGCAAGACAATAG
- a CDS encoding YkgJ family cysteine cluster protein, whose protein sequence is MKEKILKTVYEIFTVWSKDFDVACHRGCFVCCTRNVTMTAVEGELILRYIRKNKMEHQFAERLQSASPKKRPKMTTNDFARACLQEKMYDFEEPSPEEKCPFLEDNLCIIYPVRPFVCRMMISRHQCAKGQPASLSNDYLAAATAVMQIIEHLGQKEYWGNMLDVLPALCDISEHHTVASHLDNVVIMEARMRTLTAKPLPGFLFTEEEEQTVAPLLQTIFNTEIMGRRIEDILNGR, encoded by the coding sequence ATGAAAGAAAAGATATTGAAGACAGTCTACGAGATTTTTACAGTATGGAGCAAAGACTTTGATGTTGCCTGTCACCGTGGATGCTTTGTCTGCTGTACCCGAAATGTAACGATGACCGCGGTGGAGGGAGAACTGATTCTTCGATATATCCGCAAGAACAAAATGGAACATCAATTTGCTGAAAGACTGCAATCAGCCTCCCCCAAAAAACGCCCGAAGATGACAACCAACGATTTTGCCCGGGCCTGTCTTCAGGAAAAAATGTATGATTTCGAAGAACCTTCCCCGGAAGAAAAATGTCCTTTTCTGGAAGATAACCTCTGTATAATTTACCCGGTTCGACCTTTTGTCTGTCGAATGATGATATCCAGACACCAGTGTGCAAAAGGTCAGCCAGCGTCACTCTCGAACGATTACCTGGCAGCAGCAACCGCCGTCATGCAGATCATAGAACACCTGGGACAAAAGGAATACTGGGGCAATATGCTGGATGTCCTGCCGGCCCTTTGTGATATCAGTGAACATCACACCGTTGCATCCCACCTGGACAATGTTGTGATAATGGAAGCTCGAATGAGGACATTAACAGCAAAACCGCTTCCCGGGTTTCTTTTTACAGAGGAGGAGGAACAGACAGTTGCCCCTCTTCTGCAGACGATTTTCAATACGGAAATCATGGGCAGACGCATTGAAGACATCCTGAACGGCCGATAA
- a CDS encoding GNAT family N-acetyltransferase, which yields MERKAGNIIVSAKEAVATIKNGSRIFIGSGCGEPRHLIHTMVKDLHLKDIMVFQMLAFTLADYFTDEDFLQRFSVKLFFVTREMQQAAFEGKVDYIPTYLSQVPRFFKNREIVIDTVLIQISPPDEFGIASLGVSVDVTLEAVKSAKTVIAQVNPRMPRTHGDGFLHISDIDYLVPFEEELRTISQEVTDEKIASRIGQYVGELVDDGSTLQVGYGHMPYTLLRYMEDKNDLGIHTLMISDVFIPLIKKGVITNKNKNFMTDRAVATFCMGTRCVYDYIDNNIQFYFGTANWVNNPSVIGRNDNFISISSALEVDLTGQVCSDSVGRLFFSGTGDQTNFIRGATLSKGGLSIIALPSTAKKGSVSRIVANLSRGAGVATLRADVNFVVTEYGIAQLKGKSIQQRVIELCQIAHPDFREALIDSAKDNHYIFADQLPPLAEDLIFIEEYKSRLRLKNGKTMSVRPLLPSDEIAYRNFFYSLDETTVFLRFFHSVSIFSRKMAQEHWANIDYRQNISLIGVVRNLGNKEIVTIGTYARVDEEWAEVAFVVREDFQKMGIAKYIFRQLEKVASFNGFKGFYASMLPENKAMLQLCRSCFSNIRVERKKDETAVWMRFSQ from the coding sequence ATGGAACGAAAGGCGGGGAATATAATTGTTTCGGCAAAAGAGGCCGTGGCCACCATCAAAAACGGAAGTCGCATCTTTATCGGCTCTGGCTGCGGAGAGCCCCGCCATCTCATTCATACCATGGTCAAGGATCTGCACCTGAAAGACATCATGGTATTTCAGATGCTTGCCTTCACTCTGGCTGATTATTTTACTGATGAAGACTTTCTGCAAAGGTTTTCCGTCAAACTTTTTTTTGTCACCCGGGAGATGCAGCAGGCCGCCTTTGAAGGCAAGGTCGATTATATTCCCACTTATCTCTCACAGGTACCACGATTTTTTAAAAACCGTGAAATTGTGATTGATACGGTTCTCATCCAGATAAGTCCTCCGGATGAGTTTGGTATTGCCAGCCTCGGTGTGTCTGTTGATGTTACCCTTGAAGCGGTCAAGTCGGCAAAAACCGTTATTGCCCAGGTCAATCCTCGTATGCCACGAACCCACGGTGACGGTTTTCTCCATATCAGCGATATCGATTATCTGGTACCTTTTGAAGAGGAACTGCGTACCATTTCCCAGGAAGTGACTGATGAAAAAATTGCCTCAAGGATAGGGCAATATGTCGGGGAACTGGTTGATGACGGCTCAACTCTGCAGGTGGGTTATGGTCATATGCCGTATACTCTTCTCCGTTACATGGAAGACAAAAACGATCTGGGTATCCACACGTTGATGATTTCGGATGTATTTATTCCCCTTATCAAAAAAGGTGTTATCACAAATAAAAACAAGAATTTCATGACAGACAGGGCCGTTGCCACATTCTGTATGGGGACCCGTTGTGTCTATGATTACATCGACAATAATATCCAGTTCTATTTTGGGACGGCTAATTGGGTGAACAATCCGTCGGTTATCGGCAGAAATGATAATTTTATTTCCATCAGCTCGGCCCTGGAGGTTGACCTCACCGGACAGGTTTGTTCTGATTCCGTTGGCAGGCTTTTTTTCAGCGGAACAGGGGACCAGACCAATTTTATTCGGGGTGCGACCCTGTCAAAGGGTGGTCTTTCCATAATCGCTCTGCCGTCCACGGCAAAAAAGGGGAGTGTTTCCAGAATCGTTGCTAATCTCAGCAGGGGGGCGGGTGTTGCCACTCTGCGCGCTGATGTGAATTTCGTGGTTACCGAATACGGTATTGCCCAGCTGAAAGGAAAAAGTATCCAACAGCGGGTGATTGAACTGTGTCAGATAGCTCACCCGGATTTTCGTGAGGCACTGATTGATTCCGCCAAGGACAACCACTATATTTTTGCCGACCAGTTGCCTCCCCTGGCGGAAGACCTGATTTTTATTGAGGAATATAAAAGCAGACTGCGCCTGAAAAACGGCAAAACCATGTCTGTGCGTCCTCTTCTGCCGTCCGATGAAATTGCCTACCGGAATTTTTTTTACTCCCTGGATGAGACTACAGTTTTCTTACGCTTCTTTCATTCCGTCAGTATCTTTTCCCGCAAAATGGCACAGGAACACTGGGCTAATATCGATTATAGACAGAATATTTCCCTCATCGGAGTTGTGCGTAACCTGGGGAATAAGGAGATTGTCACCATCGGAACCTACGCACGTGTTGATGAAGAGTGGGCAGAGGTGGCCTTTGTCGTTCGTGAAGATTTCCAGAAGATGGGTATTGCAAAATATATCTTCAGACAACTGGAAAAAGTTGCTTCATTTAATGGCTTCAAAGGGTTTTATGCCTCCATGCTTCCAGAAAACAAGGCGATGCTGCAACTCTGCCGAAGTTGTTTTTCCAATATCCGGGTGGAGCGTAAAAAGGATGAAACTGCAGTCTGGATGAGATTTTCACAGTAA